From a single Photobacterium gaetbulicola Gung47 genomic region:
- a CDS encoding hypothetical protein (COG0574), translated as MTNSAQSGLQFSEILKSSSQLSRIQAEIGLVSVDDLLLEIGIHPFAAAYPSDLAEDIQQQLHAKTDGNPAEFFVSALAERLIAAAQKAGPKPLKVRLAGAGSHKRQALLGSELETQEINPLIGKRGVSRWADKVVRKAFELECEAIKRARIAEGMTNIELVIPFVRTFSESATAIDLLAEQGLCRGAHGLRVHLMAELPANALLAEKFLQYFDGLVVDIDQLAQFALGLDQEHPSLEYLHDDQNEAVLALIDHALKAAATVNKPCDLVSHYINKAPNLQLWLLEQQVTTVITQ; from the coding sequence ATGACAAATAGTGCTCAGTCAGGTCTACAGTTTTCAGAAATTCTTAAATCTTCTTCACAACTTTCGCGTATACAGGCAGAGATAGGCTTGGTCTCTGTAGACGATCTGTTGCTGGAAATCGGGATCCACCCTTTCGCAGCCGCTTATCCATCTGATCTCGCAGAAGACATCCAACAGCAGTTACATGCGAAAACAGACGGCAATCCAGCAGAGTTTTTCGTTTCTGCGTTAGCAGAAAGGCTGATCGCTGCGGCACAGAAAGCTGGCCCAAAGCCGCTAAAAGTTCGTTTGGCTGGTGCTGGTTCTCACAAAAGACAGGCTTTACTCGGCTCGGAGCTGGAAACACAAGAGATAAATCCGCTTATAGGCAAAAGAGGTGTTTCACGCTGGGCTGACAAAGTGGTACGTAAGGCATTTGAGTTGGAGTGCGAGGCGATTAAACGTGCTCGAATAGCTGAGGGGATGACAAATATCGAGTTAGTTATCCCGTTTGTCCGCACGTTCAGTGAGTCTGCAACTGCGATTGATCTGCTTGCGGAGCAAGGGCTATGCCGAGGCGCGCATGGCTTACGGGTACATTTGATGGCTGAGCTGCCGGCAAATGCCTTGCTGGCAGAAAAATTCCTGCAGTACTTTGATGGGTTGGTTGTTGATATTGATCAGCTTGCCCAATTTGCCTTGGGGCTGGATCAAGAACATCCATCGTTGGAATACTTGCATGATGATCAAAATGAGGCAGTGTTGGCACTTATCGATCATGCGCTTAAGGCGGCTGCAACCGTAAACAAGCCCTGTGATCTTGTCAGTCACTATATCAACAAGGCACCAAACCTGCAGTTGTGGCTATTGGAGCAGCAGGTTACTACGGTTATTACGCAATAA
- a CDS encoding Na-directed DNA polymerase (COG3344): MTSTQLMEQICSSTNLNQALRRVKKNKGCAGVDKLDIAATISVLRQSSSGQALRQSLLDGSYQPQPVLGVEIPKPSGGVRQLGIPTVLDRIVQQAITSVLTDIYEPKFSNSSYGFRPNRSAHHALAAASHYIREGRGYVVDVDLAKYFDTVNHDRLMHRLSKDITDKRVLKLIRSYLQAGIMRNGLVEQRQRGTPQGGPLSPLLSNIVLDELDKELERRGHKFCRYADDCQIYVHSEEAANRVKASITEFLEQKLKLTVNREKSAATRVTERTYLGHRFQRDGSIHISKTAQTHMKKRVRQITKRNRGRELKTVIVELTQYLRGWQHYFKLAMRKSAMQRLDEWIRRRLRCYRLKQRKRRHSIATWLRQEGVNERNAWKLAMSEKGWWHLALSPQLNQAMPVKWFKEMGMYSLRDGYESLKIYSEPPYATHACTVV; the protein is encoded by the coding sequence GTGACCTCAACTCAGTTGATGGAGCAGATCTGTTCATCAACGAATCTGAACCAAGCCCTGAGAAGAGTAAAGAAGAACAAGGGATGTGCTGGGGTTGATAAACTCGACATAGCAGCCACTATCTCGGTGCTTCGGCAGTCTTCCAGTGGGCAAGCGCTCCGCCAGAGCCTTCTGGACGGTAGCTATCAACCCCAACCCGTCTTGGGTGTAGAAATCCCTAAACCTAGTGGGGGAGTGAGGCAGCTAGGTATCCCAACGGTACTTGATAGGATTGTCCAACAGGCCATCACATCAGTCCTGACAGATATCTACGAACCTAAGTTCTCCAACAGCAGTTACGGGTTCAGGCCCAACCGTAGTGCCCACCATGCTCTGGCGGCAGCAAGCCACTACATCAGGGAGGGGCGGGGTTATGTAGTCGATGTTGACCTAGCGAAATACTTCGATACCGTGAACCACGATAGGCTGATGCACAGGCTATCGAAAGATATCACAGATAAACGGGTACTGAAGCTGATCAGGTCATACCTACAGGCAGGCATAATGCGAAACGGGTTAGTCGAGCAGAGGCAACGAGGGACACCACAGGGTGGCCCATTATCTCCGCTGCTATCAAATATCGTATTAGATGAGTTGGATAAAGAGCTTGAACGAAGAGGGCATAAGTTCTGCCGATATGCAGACGACTGCCAAATCTACGTACACAGTGAGGAAGCCGCAAATCGAGTAAAAGCCTCGATAACGGAGTTCTTGGAGCAGAAACTGAAACTCACGGTCAACCGGGAGAAGAGTGCGGCAACAAGAGTGACAGAGCGGACTTACTTAGGCCATCGCTTCCAACGAGATGGAAGTATCCATATCTCGAAGACAGCACAAACTCACATGAAGAAGCGAGTGCGTCAAATAACGAAGCGGAATCGAGGACGAGAGTTGAAGACAGTAATAGTCGAACTAACTCAATATCTAAGAGGTTGGCAACACTACTTCAAGCTCGCCATGCGGAAAAGCGCGATGCAGCGCTTGGATGAATGGATAAGACGGCGCTTACGGTGCTACCGACTCAAGCAGCGAAAACGCAGACACAGCATAGCGACATGGTTACGCCAAGAAGGCGTAAACGAGCGCAATGCTTGGAAGCTAGCGATGTCAGAGAAAGGATGGTGGCATCTGGCTTTATCGCCGCAGCTCAATCAGGCCATGCCAGTTAAATGGTTCAAGGAGATGGGCATGTACTCATTGAGAGATGGATATGAGTCACTGAAAATATATTCGGAACCGCCGTATGCGACCCACGCTTGTACGGTGGTGTGA
- a CDS encoding hypothetical protein (COG3274): MSNNRVASFEAGRLLALLGVIAIHSQIFIQAPLINSEPWLGLLINQLSRFAVPLFFIMAGYFIAPKLSALPSSTMKQYSLPLLKVWLVWSAIYFLVPFNLQLAWEAGYLAERSGYWQYLLSQPLNTLFEGSLVHLWYLPGLICGLSVIAVCCHLKKQNLILPIAIGLYLFGLAAGSYSALTGLESPLFTRNGPFMSTLILAAGFKIRQSACQLSARNAAALAICGMWLHMAEAVFLMRYDVPFNMHDFLLGTPLWGAGLFLMLKQRPLFGQSIAKLNISKHVLGIYLLHLLIIIYLMQLLPLLGITGYANDILRFVLTCLISYGVVALINKTPLRTLLLR; the protein is encoded by the coding sequence ATGTCAAACAACCGCGTTGCAAGTTTCGAGGCCGGAAGGCTTCTGGCCCTTCTCGGCGTCATCGCTATTCATAGCCAGATTTTCATACAAGCACCTTTAATTAACAGCGAACCTTGGCTGGGACTGCTTATCAACCAACTCAGTCGTTTTGCCGTGCCGCTCTTTTTCATCATGGCGGGTTATTTTATCGCTCCGAAACTTTCGGCCCTGCCTTCAAGTACAATGAAGCAATACAGCCTGCCATTGCTGAAAGTCTGGCTGGTATGGAGTGCAATATATTTCCTTGTGCCCTTTAACCTCCAGTTAGCTTGGGAGGCAGGCTATCTGGCTGAGCGCAGCGGCTATTGGCAATATCTCCTCTCCCAGCCGCTCAATACCCTATTCGAAGGCAGTCTGGTTCACCTCTGGTATCTTCCTGGATTAATTTGCGGCCTATCCGTCATTGCTGTTTGCTGCCATCTCAAAAAGCAAAACCTTATCCTGCCAATCGCCATTGGACTTTATCTGTTTGGCCTAGCCGCTGGCAGCTATAGTGCCCTAACCGGCCTTGAATCGCCGCTGTTCACCCGCAACGGACCATTTATGAGCACCCTGATATTAGCTGCGGGCTTCAAGATAAGGCAAAGCGCTTGCCAGCTAAGCGCTCGTAACGCTGCCGCTCTGGCGATATGTGGTATGTGGTTGCATATGGCAGAAGCGGTGTTTCTGATGCGCTATGACGTACCGTTCAATATGCATGACTTTCTGCTGGGTACGCCGCTATGGGGAGCCGGTCTTTTCCTCATGCTAAAACAGCGCCCGCTGTTTGGCCAATCAATCGCCAAGCTTAATATCAGCAAGCATGTACTGGGGATCTACCTACTCCACCTGCTGATCATCATCTATTTGATGCAGCTCCTCCCCCTGTTGGGTATCACAGGCTACGCCAACGATATTTTACGCTTTGTCCTGACCTGCCTGATCAGCTACGGTGTGGTTGCTCTTATCAATAAAACCCCACTTCGGACGCTACTTCTCCGGTAA
- a CDS encoding putative serine/threonine protein kinase (COG2114,COG3899), with protein MEMDFHSQYSVETAFNSPDYELLEKIGEGGFGQVYKAIQHSTQKFVAIKFLTISAAFDKDKARRYIERFNREADLIRRLNHPNIVNLVDKGQQGDSLIYAVYEYIDGRTLKEHIEIKGALNPVDTAEIMACVLDALSHAHEKGVIHRDIKPSNIMLYKVGAKIHVKVLDFGIATLNSDFRQLDYKSITLTQETLGTPTYSSPEQLRGEPPIAQTDIYVWGLVFLECLTGVPTITGRSLAAIFHQQLSPTNIPLGVLAGHSSSQLFRRVLNKKPQERPLNTAELYHEFRKLNFSNLVCKSVSDTNYDVEGERTAAPSTSQYDETLINDGNFSYSRLTERKQITVLSVILSSGVINTQHQTAHFIEQDVIDTFHSDQLQQSIDIASRYGAVHVGTLGDTLLFYFGYPSVTDNDSRLCSRAALEIASNIKKKNALLKGSHGIVSQIQMGIQIGLMQSLIGHIPEGKVAHDAMKFSRIALPGQIVCSENVKQLLESHLNFERLIGGEKESACEDCFEQRMYLLRSERLSEAFGFLRSTRKNHAFIGRETEVSVLDDLLSCCDAKKFAYIEGEAGIGKSRLLFELRERKADWRHLVGQCLPEHQNNALFPILNMLKAKYALEPLNDGQRLDRLNQAIDILPLPQEHKLQGLVVLALWLNLEVDGCRERAYILGNLSPALQKQRLFEILAYLLCQVRSGISSNIQYSKHHLFIFEDLHWADPTSVEFIKFIAESDSFNANEHAWFNTSREPLPSLLGGTSFVTVHLERLDHMVAMTFVNSLFDQQILSSRLKEFLNERADGIPLFIEELVLTLQEQKLVRKVNGTVDLVNEHNLNQIPATLRELLHQKLDRLRYAKPTAQLAATIGRAFDYDLLVLISGKDEAEIQVDLEELVKAELVYPQRQIEGDKYLFKHALVRDTAYESMDKKTLQNAHLRIAEVLVNNFPDRVSEQPGEVAEHFARASQYELAIEFGTSSANASLASFAIEETIEQSQRVCCWIEKVSPPATVVDKIEINRILLQALMLKLGWGHQQVYERIDKTKSLFAELTPSQYSRSVVWSLVSTFVYYFVVGQKDGMVSLHNHLKGILKNKNDPDMALAAYIMQGFIFFNEAEFERAKSAFLKVVNLYNDKEHQALIYLYGLDLYTWAQSILGIVYSYQGHNNLAEASGIKAVKWAREIEHVPSICIALLYKAIVAQFNADKLKVKRYSEEIITLSDSYNLPAYKGYASLLNLWSLDLPDVDTEASIVKALREMNCNAFIPYYGSLHADTLIRNGQTSAAIKLIDECLISCEKFNDYSYEAELYKRRANCFLQQDIPDYSRASSDLKHAIKLAELRGNSQTLQQSKHYLLQLKEQTH; from the coding sequence ATGGAAATGGATTTCCACAGTCAATATTCAGTAGAAACGGCTTTTAACTCGCCTGATTATGAGTTATTAGAAAAGATAGGTGAGGGCGGTTTTGGTCAGGTGTATAAAGCCATTCAGCATAGTACCCAAAAGTTTGTTGCTATCAAGTTTCTGACCATTAGCGCTGCCTTCGATAAAGACAAAGCAAGACGATATATAGAACGTTTTAATCGAGAAGCTGATTTAATTCGACGCCTCAATCACCCAAATATTGTTAACCTTGTTGATAAAGGGCAACAAGGTGATTCACTGATTTATGCAGTATATGAATATATTGATGGGCGAACACTAAAAGAACATATTGAAATAAAGGGTGCTTTAAACCCTGTAGATACGGCAGAAATTATGGCTTGCGTCTTGGATGCCTTATCTCACGCCCATGAAAAAGGGGTAATCCATCGTGATATTAAGCCTTCAAATATAATGCTATATAAAGTCGGAGCTAAAATACATGTTAAAGTTCTTGATTTTGGTATCGCAACATTAAATAGTGACTTCAGACAGCTTGATTATAAAAGTATTACCCTGACCCAAGAAACACTAGGAACACCCACATATAGCTCGCCAGAGCAGTTGCGTGGTGAACCGCCTATAGCTCAGACTGATATTTATGTCTGGGGATTAGTTTTTCTTGAGTGTTTGACCGGAGTACCAACTATTACCGGTCGAAGCCTTGCCGCCATTTTTCATCAGCAGCTCAGCCCAACGAATATCCCACTTGGTGTTTTAGCTGGGCATAGTTCCTCCCAACTATTCCGTCGGGTATTAAACAAAAAACCTCAAGAAAGGCCGTTAAATACTGCAGAGTTATATCATGAATTCAGGAAGTTGAATTTTTCAAACCTTGTATGTAAATCGGTCTCTGATACGAACTATGATGTGGAAGGTGAAAGAACTGCTGCTCCATCGACGAGTCAGTATGATGAAACCTTGATAAATGATGGGAATTTTTCATACTCAAGGCTCACTGAGCGTAAACAGATCACTGTTTTGAGTGTGATATTGAGCTCAGGAGTCATAAATACACAACATCAGACTGCTCATTTTATAGAGCAAGATGTGATTGATACTTTCCATAGTGATCAACTTCAACAGAGCATTGATATTGCAAGCCGTTATGGCGCCGTGCATGTAGGTACTTTGGGGGATACTCTACTATTTTATTTTGGCTATCCGTCAGTCACAGATAATGACAGTCGCTTATGTAGTCGCGCAGCCCTAGAGATTGCAAGCAATATAAAGAAAAAGAATGCATTATTAAAAGGTAGTCATGGCATTGTTAGCCAAATCCAGATGGGAATTCAAATAGGGCTCATGCAAAGTTTGATTGGTCATATTCCTGAGGGGAAAGTTGCCCATGATGCTATGAAATTCAGCCGAATTGCCCTGCCAGGACAAATTGTCTGTTCGGAAAACGTCAAGCAGTTACTTGAGAGCCATCTTAATTTTGAGCGTTTGATTGGCGGTGAGAAGGAAAGTGCTTGTGAAGACTGTTTTGAGCAAAGGATGTATTTATTACGTTCTGAACGTTTGTCAGAAGCATTTGGTTTTTTACGAAGCACAAGGAAGAACCATGCCTTCATTGGCAGGGAAACTGAAGTCTCTGTATTAGACGATTTGCTTTCATGTTGTGATGCAAAGAAATTTGCCTATATAGAGGGTGAGGCGGGAATTGGTAAATCTCGCCTGCTCTTTGAACTCAGGGAGCGAAAAGCTGATTGGCGGCATTTAGTCGGGCAATGTTTGCCTGAACACCAGAACAACGCTCTGTTTCCCATACTGAATATGCTTAAAGCGAAGTATGCGTTAGAGCCTTTAAATGATGGGCAAAGGTTAGATCGTCTAAATCAGGCAATAGACATACTTCCATTACCTCAAGAGCATAAACTTCAGGGACTTGTTGTTTTGGCCTTGTGGTTGAACTTGGAGGTGGATGGCTGTCGGGAGAGGGCCTATATACTCGGTAACTTATCGCCAGCCTTACAGAAACAGCGTCTGTTTGAAATACTTGCCTATCTCTTGTGCCAAGTACGCTCCGGCATCTCAAGTAATATCCAGTATTCGAAGCATCACTTGTTCATTTTTGAAGACCTGCATTGGGCTGATCCAACGAGTGTTGAGTTCATTAAGTTCATCGCTGAATCGGACTCGTTTAATGCTAATGAACACGCTTGGTTCAATACATCCCGCGAACCACTTCCCTCACTGCTAGGAGGTACTTCTTTCGTCACTGTTCATCTCGAGCGCCTAGATCATATGGTCGCGATGACTTTCGTGAACTCTCTTTTCGACCAGCAGATTTTGTCTTCTAGGCTAAAGGAATTTTTGAACGAACGTGCAGATGGTATTCCGCTGTTCATCGAAGAGTTGGTTCTAACGCTACAGGAGCAAAAACTGGTTAGGAAAGTGAATGGTACTGTTGATTTGGTTAATGAACATAATCTGAATCAGATTCCGGCGACCTTGCGAGAATTACTTCATCAGAAGTTAGACAGGCTTAGATACGCAAAACCTACAGCACAGCTTGCTGCAACGATTGGACGTGCGTTTGATTATGATCTCCTGGTATTGATTTCAGGTAAGGATGAAGCAGAGATCCAAGTTGATTTGGAGGAATTGGTAAAAGCTGAATTGGTTTATCCGCAACGCCAAATTGAAGGGGATAAGTATCTGTTTAAGCATGCCTTAGTAAGGGATACTGCTTATGAAAGCATGGATAAGAAAACGTTGCAAAATGCGCATTTGCGAATCGCTGAGGTGTTAGTCAATAACTTCCCGGATAGGGTGAGCGAGCAGCCCGGTGAAGTCGCCGAGCACTTTGCCCGAGCTTCACAGTATGAGTTGGCGATTGAGTTTGGTACGTCATCGGCAAACGCGTCACTAGCTAGTTTTGCTATAGAAGAAACAATTGAACAAAGTCAAAGAGTTTGCTGTTGGATCGAGAAAGTGTCACCGCCAGCGACTGTTGTAGATAAGATTGAGATCAATCGTATTTTGTTGCAAGCTTTGATGCTGAAGCTTGGCTGGGGACATCAACAGGTTTATGAGCGTATTGATAAAACAAAGAGCTTGTTTGCCGAGTTAACACCGTCACAGTACAGTCGGAGTGTGGTTTGGAGTTTAGTGTCTACTTTTGTTTATTATTTTGTCGTCGGCCAAAAAGACGGGATGGTCAGCCTGCATAATCATCTTAAAGGGATTCTGAAAAATAAAAATGACCCTGATATGGCTTTGGCTGCCTATATTATGCAAGGTTTTATATTTTTTAACGAAGCCGAATTTGAGCGAGCAAAATCCGCTTTTTTGAAAGTTGTTAACCTCTATAATGATAAAGAACACCAAGCATTGATATATTTATACGGATTGGATTTATACACTTGGGCTCAGTCGATACTAGGTATTGTATACTCTTATCAGGGGCATAATAATCTAGCAGAAGCGAGTGGTATAAAGGCCGTGAAATGGGCCAGGGAAATAGAGCACGTTCCTTCAATATGTATTGCTTTGCTTTACAAAGCCATTGTTGCCCAGTTCAACGCCGATAAACTGAAGGTAAAGCGTTACTCCGAAGAGATAATTACACTGTCTGATAGTTATAACCTTCCCGCCTATAAAGGTTACGCATCATTGTTAAATTTATGGTCCTTGGATTTACCGGATGTTGATACAGAAGCTAGTATTGTTAAGGCACTGAGAGAGATGAATTGTAATGCCTTTATTCCGTATTATGGATCATTACATGCAGATACGCTGATACGTAATGGGCAAACATCAGCGGCTATCAAGCTCATTGACGAATGCTTAATATCATGTGAAAAATTTAATGACTATAGCTATGAGGCCGAGCTCTATAAAAGGCGAGCAAATTGCTTCTTGCAGCAGGACATTCCTGATTATTCCAGGGCTAGCTCAGACTTAAAACATGCAATTAAGTTGGCCGAGTTAAGAGGAAACAGTCAGACATTACAGCAGTCAAAACACTACTTGTTACAGTTAAAAGAACAAACACACTAA
- a CDS encoding putative amidohydrolase (COG2159), which translates to MTSQQMDMFMQNKRIIDSDRHVMEPLDMWRQYVDDAVFARYPLSLVHDTEEAMQERVKRLGFAASKKLPPTFMIGDKTVLSGWGEALQLACLEVKNSEAERLKAMSPDTQLASMDEANIAVASIFPTFGGMIVNHNHIPAEVSLAYADGYNSWLKQYCDYDPGRLNAVGLISRHDPNTMLAQLDRIIANGWRCITLRPEVVAGRALGHHDYEAFWQACESNGVSIAIHGGTHANLPTAGTERFDSHFAMHACSHSMEIQMAFLSLLDAGVLERYPTLKFAFLEAGASWLPHWLWRLDNICYPEFPSLTKDTITMPPSEYFKRQCWVSIELGEPCLRQVIDIIGPDKLLYGTDYPHPDHLQFTTKDIAAQLDDLSEAELHNLLDSNASNFFSLDSNLASHQARR; encoded by the coding sequence ATGACTTCACAACAAATGGATATGTTTATGCAAAATAAAAGGATAATTGATTCTGATAGACATGTTATGGAGCCGCTGGATATGTGGCGCCAGTATGTTGATGATGCGGTGTTTGCCAGATACCCATTATCATTGGTGCATGATACAGAAGAGGCAATGCAGGAAAGAGTCAAACGGCTGGGATTTGCGGCTTCGAAGAAGCTTCCTCCGACATTTATGATTGGGGACAAAACGGTATTGTCCGGTTGGGGGGAGGCGCTTCAGCTTGCCTGTTTAGAGGTCAAAAATAGCGAGGCTGAGCGATTAAAAGCAATGTCACCAGATACTCAGCTGGCAAGTATGGACGAAGCCAATATTGCGGTTGCCAGTATTTTTCCGACCTTTGGCGGAATGATAGTTAACCATAACCACATACCTGCTGAAGTGTCGCTAGCTTATGCAGATGGCTACAATAGCTGGTTGAAACAATACTGCGACTACGATCCTGGCCGATTAAACGCCGTCGGCCTGATCAGCCGGCATGATCCAAATACCATGTTAGCGCAGCTGGACCGCATCATAGCGAACGGGTGGCGGTGTATTACGCTTCGACCGGAAGTGGTTGCTGGGCGTGCGCTCGGTCATCATGACTATGAAGCGTTTTGGCAGGCTTGTGAGTCGAACGGGGTGAGTATTGCGATACACGGCGGTACCCATGCGAATTTGCCTACCGCCGGTACAGAGCGGTTTGACTCTCACTTTGCGATGCATGCATGCTCTCACTCAATGGAAATTCAAATGGCCTTCCTATCTTTGCTGGACGCTGGCGTTTTAGAGCGGTACCCAACACTCAAGTTTGCTTTTCTTGAGGCTGGTGCATCCTGGCTGCCGCATTGGTTGTGGCGACTCGATAATATTTGTTATCCAGAATTTCCTTCACTGACCAAAGACACTATTACCATGCCGCCTTCCGAGTATTTCAAGCGGCAGTGCTGGGTATCCATTGAGCTTGGCGAGCCTTGTTTGCGGCAGGTTATCGATATCATTGGCCCGGATAAGCTGCTTTATGGTACGGACTATCCGCATCCCGATCACTTGCAGTTTACGACCAAGGATATCGCTGCACAGCTCGACGACTTGTCTGAGGCTGAATTACATAACCTGCTAGACAGTAACGCTAGCAATTTCTTTTCGCTGGATTCAAATCTGGCAAGCCACCAAGCTAGACGTTGA
- a CDS encoding hypothetical protein (COG1944), which yields MGSSSVLKWHPSLNHYLFDNGDVLLVSSSGQWFLPALHFPLMQFIDGSKSADDILRVRDVYDPQTAALFYFQIEQLTAENLLLDGDTDEQYQRPRFDTEKCVDIKSAEVHGFPAHMTVFNLSAFTLPELFDGSEEFQFFMADIAVYQSCGKRALLTLVFVDDLLDPRISDLPLNTEFIVIKVGGEKVWLTPKFGAAEFSAYHQLQAQLLDNQPVRKWLIKKWPERCHGYSFKVGARINAEQCQQLSGVLLKQLRAESYQLAVYDIDTSAAEYHDVVCSLQQHGCLSKRGPVKLESCLAVYAEDGGSRSISAEQTLDKLNPFISPITGVVSHLEHFESTPDAEVEIYRTSFFKSPPQNTQEPFDQNSFVQICLGKGVSPVQSQVSAVCEAIERVNAQFRGNEPLLKSCPDDLSLRYVPFQSLTPYSERQYLRFADRNDPESKRKQAVQPYRNEEIYWFETWSLTKEEHVYVPLTCCFTNIEIESEHTEQLAFVDEKYGRWHSNGASAGNTREEAILQGLCELIERDAVSIWWYNRVTRPPFELNKIPPELLQPIANSLSKQYEFWVLDVTNDTGVPVMVAVGQHKQHKGFIFGFGCHLKPELAAQRALTELCQLIPVRNQKGAPFDFDAVEEGPYLYPAPERQAVQPCLLCSGDMKDDILSIVEQLQSLNYETLVLDYSREPVPLYTVKVFVPGLCHIWPQLANERLYQVPVKLHWQNALKDERSICQQGFYV from the coding sequence ATGGGGAGTTCGAGCGTATTGAAATGGCATCCGAGTTTAAACCATTATCTATTTGATAACGGTGATGTACTGTTGGTGTCATCGTCAGGGCAATGGTTTTTGCCGGCTTTGCATTTCCCCTTGATGCAGTTTATTGATGGCTCGAAATCGGCGGATGATATTTTGCGGGTTCGCGATGTTTACGATCCGCAAACTGCGGCGCTTTTTTATTTTCAGATAGAACAACTTACAGCGGAAAATCTTCTGCTTGATGGTGATACTGACGAGCAATATCAGCGGCCACGATTTGATACTGAGAAATGTGTCGATATCAAAAGTGCAGAGGTACATGGCTTTCCTGCTCATATGACGGTCTTCAATTTGTCGGCGTTTACCTTGCCTGAGCTATTTGATGGTAGTGAAGAATTCCAATTCTTTATGGCGGATATAGCGGTATATCAGTCTTGCGGGAAAAGGGCCCTTTTAACACTGGTATTCGTTGATGACTTGTTAGACCCGAGAATATCTGACCTGCCATTAAATACTGAGTTCATTGTGATTAAAGTCGGTGGAGAAAAGGTTTGGCTTACCCCAAAATTCGGTGCTGCTGAGTTTTCAGCATATCATCAGCTACAAGCACAACTGCTTGATAATCAACCGGTGAGGAAGTGGTTGATTAAGAAGTGGCCTGAGCGGTGTCATGGTTACTCGTTCAAAGTTGGCGCTCGTATAAATGCCGAGCAATGTCAGCAGTTAAGTGGGGTGCTGCTTAAGCAATTAAGAGCCGAAAGTTATCAGTTAGCAGTCTATGATATTGATACATCAGCTGCCGAATATCACGATGTTGTTTGTTCCTTGCAGCAACATGGCTGTTTATCCAAACGAGGACCAGTAAAGCTCGAAAGCTGTCTGGCGGTATATGCGGAAGATGGCGGTTCGAGAAGTATTAGTGCAGAGCAAACATTGGATAAGTTAAACCCCTTCATCAGTCCAATTACTGGGGTGGTTAGTCATCTTGAGCATTTTGAGAGTACACCTGATGCAGAGGTGGAGATTTATCGCACCAGTTTTTTTAAGTCGCCGCCGCAAAATACTCAGGAGCCGTTTGACCAAAATAGTTTTGTTCAGATTTGTCTGGGTAAAGGCGTCAGCCCTGTGCAATCACAGGTCAGCGCGGTGTGCGAGGCGATTGAAAGGGTGAACGCTCAGTTCAGAGGGAATGAGCCGTTGCTAAAATCTTGCCCCGATGATTTATCATTGCGGTATGTGCCTTTCCAATCTTTGACGCCATACAGTGAGCGACAATACCTGAGGTTTGCAGACCGAAACGATCCTGAGTCCAAGCGAAAGCAAGCAGTACAGCCATATCGTAATGAGGAAATCTATTGGTTTGAAACCTGGTCGTTGACCAAAGAAGAGCATGTATATGTTCCCCTGACGTGCTGTTTTACCAATATTGAAATCGAGAGCGAGCATACTGAACAGTTGGCGTTTGTCGATGAAAAATATGGTCGCTGGCATTCAAACGGGGCATCGGCCGGCAATACCCGTGAAGAGGCAATTTTACAAGGATTGTGTGAGCTGATCGAGCGAGATGCGGTATCAATATGGTGGTATAACCGTGTTACTCGACCGCCTTTTGAGCTAAATAAAATACCGCCAGAACTGCTTCAACCAATAGCAAACTCATTATCCAAACAGTATGAATTCTGGGTGCTTGATGTAACCAATGATACCGGGGTACCAGTGATGGTTGCCGTTGGCCAGCATAAGCAACATAAAGGGTTTATTTTTGGCTTCGGCTGCCATTTAAAACCCGAGTTGGCAGCCCAGCGTGCGCTGACTGAGTTGTGCCAGTTGATCCCCGTGCGTAATCAAAAAGGGGCGCCGTTTGACTTCGATGCGGTGGAAGAGGGGCCGTACTTATATCCTGCACCTGAGCGTCAAGCCGTTCAGCCGTGCTTGCTGTGCTCGGGGGATATGAAGGATGATATCTTATCCATTGTCGAGCAACTGCAGAGCCTTAACTACGAAACACTCGTTCTGGACTACAGTCGTGAGCCTGTTCCGCTTTATACCGTAAAAGTTTTTGTCCCTGGGCTCTGCCATATTTGGCCGCAACTGGCGAATGAGCGCTTGTACCAAGTGCCGGTAAAGCTGCACTGGCAAAACGCGTTGAAGGATGAAAGGAGTATTTGCCAGCAAGGCTTTTATGTCTAA